A genome region from Pseudanabaena sp. Chao 1811 includes the following:
- a CDS encoding Uma2 family endonuclease, which produces MTAQLVTPSFTSNIHKFTVQQYHLMHEAGVFAEGDRYELINGEIREMSPIGIKHAVCVARLTKQFERKLGDQAIIWTQNPIRLSDQSEPQPDLAILKLRDDFYASALPTPEDILLIIEVADSTITYDRDVKAPLYAANGIPEMWLFDVNQQIIEGYSQPSASGYKRSQRYEQGDTLSLLTFPEVVFNWEALM; this is translated from the coding sequence ATGACAGCCCAACTAGTTACACCCAGTTTTACGAGCAATATCCATAAATTTACAGTGCAGCAATACCATCTCATGCATGAGGCGGGGGTGTTTGCGGAAGGCGATCGCTATGAATTAATTAATGGAGAAATCAGAGAAATGTCCCCGATTGGCATCAAGCACGCAGTTTGTGTGGCTCGTTTGACTAAACAGTTTGAAAGAAAGTTAGGTGATCAGGCAATTATTTGGACGCAAAATCCCATTCGTTTAAGCGATCAATCCGAACCACAGCCCGACCTAGCAATTTTAAAGTTACGTGATGATTTTTATGCTAGTGCCTTGCCAACACCAGAGGATATCTTATTAATTATCGAAGTTGCTGATAGCACGATCACCTATGACCGTGATGTGAAAGCGCCTTTATATGCTGCCAATGGGATTCCTGAAATGTGGCTATTTGATGTCAATCAACAAATTATCGAAGGCTATTCGCAACCATCCGCTTCAGGCTATAAGCGATCGCAGCGCTATGAACAGGGTGATACTCTATCTTTGCTTACATTTCCTGAAGTAGTTTTTAATTGGGAAGCCCTGATGTAA
- the leuS gene encoding leucine--tRNA ligase, producing MDTRYNPQQIEPKWQKVWAEKQLDKVSNDAISADKKKFYALSMFPYPSGDLHMGHVRNYTITDVIARYKRMQGYQVLHPMGWDAFGLPAENAAIDRNTHPAKWTYANIDNMRSQLQQVGLSYDWDRELATCSPDYYKWTQWIFLQFLEAGLAYQKEAKVNWDPIDQTVIANEQVDSEGRSWRSGAIVEKRKLRQWFLKITDYAEQLLQDLDKLNDWPSSVKIMQANWIGKSTGAELSFPIVDSDEKITVFTTRPDTVYGVSYVVLAPEHPLVETLTSAAQKEAVSKFIEEVKNLSEIDRTSDDRPKRGVAIGASVINPFTGKEVPIWIADYVLFEYGTGAVMGVPAHDVRDFAFAKQYNLPIQTVINAPNAPDEALKAAYTEAGIMVNSGEFDGLDSVTAKTKIVKLAEKNQWGTAKITYRLRDWLISRQRYWGCPIPVIHCPSCGIVPVPHADLPVILPEDVELTGRGASPLAQKESWINVPCPKCGTAAKRETDTMDTFIDSSWYFLRFSDARNEQEICDRTAVNNWLPVDQYVGGVEHAILHLLYSRFVTKVLRDRGLLNFDEPFTRLLTQGMVQGLTYMNPNKGGKDKWVPSALVDPKDPKDPKTGEPLQALFATMSKSKGNGVSPVDAIAKYGADTLRMFTLFKAPPEKDLEWEDADVEGQQRFLNRVWRLVSSFAETKQNGISKKIDKNLRRAIHIAIKEVSEDFDGGYQLNTAISELMKLSNALQDAEDKSSATFLEGIETLLTLLAPFAPHIAEELWSLIGHTDSIHLQPWLTHDPDALTVDEITLVIQINGKVRGSLQVPSSASNDKQALEEYARSSEAAKKYLEGKEIKKVISVPSKLVNFVVV from the coding sequence ATGGACACTAGATATAATCCCCAGCAGATCGAACCCAAATGGCAAAAAGTTTGGGCAGAGAAACAACTTGACAAAGTAAGCAACGATGCAATTAGTGCAGACAAAAAGAAATTTTACGCACTGTCAATGTTTCCCTATCCATCGGGCGATCTGCATATGGGGCATGTCCGTAACTACACGATCACCGATGTAATTGCCCGTTATAAAAGAATGCAGGGCTATCAAGTATTGCACCCGATGGGCTGGGATGCTTTCGGATTACCTGCGGAAAATGCAGCGATTGATCGCAATACTCATCCTGCGAAATGGACTTATGCCAATATTGACAATATGCGATCGCAGCTTCAGCAAGTGGGCTTGTCCTACGACTGGGATCGCGAGTTAGCCACCTGTTCACCCGACTATTACAAATGGACACAATGGATCTTTTTGCAATTTTTGGAAGCAGGGTTGGCATATCAAAAAGAAGCCAAGGTTAACTGGGACCCCATTGATCAGACTGTAATTGCCAATGAACAGGTGGATAGTGAAGGTCGTTCTTGGCGATCAGGGGCGATTGTCGAGAAGCGCAAATTACGCCAATGGTTCTTGAAAATCACTGATTATGCCGAGCAGCTTTTGCAAGATTTGGATAAGCTCAATGACTGGCCCTCTAGCGTCAAGATCATGCAAGCCAACTGGATCGGCAAGTCCACAGGCGCAGAGCTAAGTTTCCCCATCGTTGACAGTGACGAAAAAATTACAGTTTTTACCACCCGTCCTGATACGGTTTACGGTGTGAGCTATGTCGTGCTTGCCCCTGAGCATCCTCTAGTCGAGACTTTGACCAGTGCTGCTCAAAAAGAAGCCGTCAGCAAATTCATCGAAGAGGTCAAAAATCTTAGCGAAATTGATCGCACTTCAGACGATCGCCCCAAACGTGGCGTAGCGATCGGTGCGAGTGTGATTAATCCCTTCACAGGAAAAGAAGTTCCCATCTGGATTGCTGATTACGTTCTCTTTGAATATGGCACTGGCGCAGTCATGGGCGTTCCTGCCCACGATGTCCGCGATTTCGCTTTTGCCAAGCAGTATAACCTTCCAATTCAGACAGTAATTAATGCACCTAATGCACCAGATGAAGCACTCAAGGCGGCTTACACGGAAGCAGGGATTATGGTCAATTCGGGAGAGTTTGACGGATTGGATTCCGTAACTGCGAAAACTAAAATCGTGAAACTTGCGGAGAAGAACCAATGGGGAACTGCCAAAATAACCTATCGCTTGCGTGATTGGTTGATTTCTCGCCAAAGATATTGGGGCTGTCCGATTCCCGTAATTCATTGTCCAAGTTGTGGCATCGTTCCCGTTCCCCATGCAGATTTGCCCGTAATTTTGCCTGAAGATGTGGAACTCACAGGACGAGGAGCCTCACCTCTCGCCCAAAAAGAATCTTGGATCAATGTCCCATGCCCTAAATGCGGCACGGCTGCTAAGCGCGAAACTGACACGATGGACACCTTTATTGATTCTTCTTGGTATTTCTTACGTTTTAGTGATGCGCGGAATGAACAGGAAATTTGCGATCGCACTGCGGTAAATAATTGGCTACCCGTCGATCAATATGTGGGCGGCGTAGAACACGCGATTTTGCATTTGCTCTATTCCCGCTTTGTGACTAAGGTTTTGCGCGATCGCGGCTTACTAAATTTCGATGAACCCTTTACGAGATTGCTTACTCAGGGCATGGTTCAGGGCTTGACCTACATGAATCCCAACAAAGGCGGCAAGGACAAATGGGTTCCTTCGGCTTTAGTTGATCCCAAAGACCCTAAAGATCCGAAAACTGGTGAACCTTTGCAGGCGCTATTTGCCACGATGTCCAAATCTAAGGGTAATGGTGTGTCACCTGTAGATGCGATCGCTAAGTATGGAGCTGACACTTTGCGGATGTTCACTCTCTTCAAAGCTCCTCCTGAAAAGGATTTGGAATGGGAAGATGCGGATGTCGAAGGTCAACAACGCTTCTTAAATCGCGTATGGCGTTTAGTCTCTAGCTTTGCCGAAACTAAGCAGAATGGCATCTCTAAGAAGATTGATAAGAATCTCCGCCGAGCGATTCACATTGCCATTAAGGAAGTTTCTGAAGATTTTGATGGAGGTTATCAACTAAATACCGCTATTTCCGAATTGATGAAGCTCAGCAACGCCTTACAAGATGCTGAAGATAAGAGTTCGGCTACTTTCTTAGAAGGTATTGAAACCCTCTTAACTTTGCTTGCTCCCTTTGCCCCGCACATTGCTGAGGAACTTTGGTCATTGATTGGGCATACAGACTCAATCCATTTGCAGCCTTGGCTCACCCATGATCCTGATGCACTCACCGTTGACGAGATTACGCTCGTAATTCAAATCAATGGTAAAGTGCGCGGCAGTCTCCAAGTGCCATCTAGCGCCAGCAATGATAAGCAAGCATTGGAAGAATATGCTCGCAGTTCGGAGGCGGCGAAGAAGTATCTCGAAGGTAAGGAGATTAAGAAAGTGATTTCAGTTCCCAGTAAATTGGTGAATTTTGTAGTTGTGTAG
- a CDS encoding NB-ARC domain-containing protein, giving the protein MTEDEAIALAVQLLGCGRLTKVQQFVFQQSWQSQKYTDMAVEKNYDLGYIKDVGSELWRSLSKALNEKVTKNNLRGVLERYAQQQAVLKANLKANSGMSQIHMGEAIDVSKFCGRTQELETLSKWILGDRCRVVTILGMGGMGKTALSVKITEQLQGEFDYVIWRSLRHAPTFKDKITECLKILSQQQIATLPANFHEQITCLIEYFRKYRCLLILDNFDTLLEYGQGQGTYLDGYEAYGELLWRLGETNHQSCVVLTSREKPTEIVALEGDGLAVRTLALSGLDLEAGKTILTLKSLLISDAEARQVVDCYSGNPLALKIAATSIRDLHGGNVNHFLASGITLFHGISNLLSQQFQGLSDLQNQIMYWLGIYRESISLTELHSVFIPSISKLKLMEVLESLVNCNLIERDRYGFTQQSVVMEYVTDRLIKLICQEIITESPQYLLTHALVQAKAKDYIRDSQIQLIVQPILQQLQNSLGSTNQLKHKLGRLIIKLQDELRNYGQEQNVETIHELPLHFLDNYGGANLLHLLVHLGTDLTGYDFSRLTIRNCDLRSLNLRGVNFTQANLRDCLFAATFGGVTSVAFSPDGLSLASSDTNGEIQIWDAVNGQQLFICQGHNSWVWNVAFAPNAPILASCGQDHTVKFWNINNGECFRTLHGHTNIVTSIAFSPDGQLVASSSTDRSVRIWNLVTGESIQILEGHHACVWSVDFHPNGLLLASAAEDNTIKIRNLETGCCVQTLQGHQYWVKAIAFNPNGKTLASCSFDSTVKIWDWQTGECLKTLVGHQAVVTCLGYSPQGDRLVTGSYDQSVKIWDVSTGKCLDTLHKHTNRVWSVAFHPQENLVVSGGDDHAIKIWELHRGKCIKTLQGNSNAIYAIAYSPQISDHSDQIYPQNLLASGHEDQTIKLWNVNINSPQTLETDLQPFQILRGHSDRILSVAFSPNGQILASGSADRTIKLWHPQTGKLIKTLQGHRSWIWEIAISPDNKFLASGSYDHTVKVWDLESGECLQTLQGHPSSVLSVRFSHDGKTLFSSGYDHIVKHWHLETGKCLHTWEADSSNRVWAMEISPNSKHLATGGDDNSIKLWEIETGACLRIFSGHSHPVVSLIFTPNGHLLISGSSDRTIKIWDVLTGDCLETLQGHGHWVVSLALSEDAKTLMSGSWDETIRCWNVGTGKCWQTLRSLSPYKGMIINDVTGLTQAEMDTLKALGALAN; this is encoded by the coding sequence ATGACAGAAGATGAGGCGATCGCACTAGCCGTGCAATTACTAGGCTGTGGGCGATTAACGAAAGTTCAGCAGTTTGTATTTCAGCAGTCTTGGCAATCCCAGAAATATACAGATATGGCTGTGGAGAAAAACTATGACCTTGGCTATATCAAGGATGTTGGCTCAGAATTGTGGCGATCGCTGTCTAAAGCTTTAAACGAAAAAGTTACCAAAAATAATTTGCGTGGAGTATTGGAGCGTTATGCTCAACAGCAGGCGGTTTTAAAAGCGAATTTAAAGGCTAACTCAGGAATGAGTCAGATTCATATGGGAGAAGCTATCGACGTTTCTAAATTCTGCGGGCGAACTCAGGAATTGGAGACTTTGAGTAAATGGATTTTGGGAGATCGCTGTCGAGTGGTCACAATTCTTGGTATGGGAGGTATGGGTAAAACTGCTCTATCAGTAAAAATTACGGAACAATTGCAGGGAGAATTTGATTATGTGATTTGGCGATCGCTACGCCATGCTCCGACCTTTAAAGACAAGATTACAGAATGTCTTAAAATTCTGTCACAGCAACAAATCGCGACTTTACCTGCTAACTTCCATGAGCAGATTACTTGCTTGATTGAATACTTCCGTAAGTATCGATGTTTGCTGATTTTAGATAATTTTGATACCTTGCTGGAATATGGTCAAGGGCAAGGAACTTACCTTGATGGATACGAAGCCTATGGCGAACTTTTGTGGCGATTGGGAGAAACTAATCATCAAAGTTGTGTGGTGCTTACTAGCCGTGAAAAGCCTACAGAAATTGTTGCCCTTGAAGGTGATGGCTTGGCAGTACGCACACTTGCTCTATCTGGATTAGATCTTGAAGCAGGGAAAACAATACTAACTCTAAAAAGCTTATTAATTTCTGATGCAGAAGCTAGACAGGTAGTTGATTGTTATAGTGGTAATCCTTTAGCACTCAAGATTGCGGCAACTTCCATTCGGGACTTACATGGAGGAAATGTTAATCATTTCTTAGCCAGTGGCATCACGCTCTTTCATGGAATCAGCAATCTATTATCTCAGCAATTCCAGGGGTTATCAGATCTGCAAAATCAAATCATGTATTGGCTAGGCATCTATCGCGAGAGTATTTCTTTAACGGAATTGCATAGCGTATTTATACCATCTATATCTAAATTGAAGTTGATGGAAGTTTTAGAGTCTTTAGTGAATTGCAATTTAATTGAGCGCGATCGCTATGGATTTACGCAGCAATCTGTAGTTATGGAATATGTAACAGATCGATTAATCAAACTAATCTGTCAGGAGATAATTACCGAATCACCACAATATTTGCTTACCCATGCTTTAGTTCAAGCCAAAGCGAAGGATTATATTCGTGATAGTCAAATTCAATTAATTGTGCAACCTATCCTTCAGCAATTACAAAATAGCCTTGGCTCTACGAATCAACTTAAACATAAGTTGGGTAGACTGATAATCAAACTGCAAGACGAATTGAGGAATTATGGGCAAGAACAAAATGTAGAGACAATTCATGAATTACCTCTACATTTCTTAGACAATTATGGAGGGGCAAATCTCCTTCATTTATTGGTGCATTTGGGAACTGATTTAACAGGTTATGACTTTTCGCGTCTGACAATTCGCAACTGTGACTTGCGATCGCTTAACTTACGTGGAGTCAACTTTACTCAAGCTAACCTTCGAGATTGTTTATTTGCGGCGACCTTTGGCGGCGTTACTAGCGTTGCCTTTAGCCCTGATGGACTTTCTCTTGCTAGCAGTGACACCAATGGCGAGATTCAGATTTGGGATGCTGTTAATGGTCAGCAACTCTTTATTTGTCAAGGACATAATAGTTGGGTTTGGAATGTTGCTTTTGCGCCCAATGCTCCCATTCTGGCTAGTTGCGGTCAGGATCATACAGTTAAATTCTGGAATATAAATAATGGAGAATGTTTCCGAACCTTACATGGACATACCAATATTGTTACCTCGATCGCCTTTAGTCCTGATGGTCAACTTGTTGCTAGTAGTAGCACCGATCGCTCTGTTAGAATCTGGAACTTAGTTACAGGAGAATCTATCCAAATCTTAGAAGGACATCATGCTTGTGTCTGGTCAGTTGATTTCCATCCCAATGGTCTTCTTCTAGCTTCGGCAGCAGAAGATAACACGATCAAGATAAGGAACTTAGAAACGGGTTGCTGTGTGCAAACTCTGCAAGGTCATCAATATTGGGTAAAAGCGATCGCCTTTAATCCTAATGGCAAAACGTTAGCCAGTTGCAGCTTTGATAGCACCGTGAAAATTTGGGATTGGCAAACGGGCGAATGTTTAAAAACGTTGGTAGGACATCAAGCGGTTGTCACCTGCTTAGGCTATAGTCCCCAAGGCGATCGCCTCGTAACAGGTAGCTATGATCAATCCGTCAAGATTTGGGATGTCTCCACTGGCAAATGTCTGGACACTCTGCACAAGCATACTAATCGAGTATGGTCAGTTGCCTTCCATCCCCAAGAGAATTTAGTGGTTAGCGGTGGCGATGACCATGCGATTAAAATCTGGGAACTTCATAGGGGAAAATGTATCAAAACTCTTCAAGGAAATAGTAATGCGATTTATGCGATCGCCTATAGTCCTCAAATTAGTGATCATAGTGATCAGATCTATCCGCAAAACTTGCTTGCCAGTGGACATGAAGACCAGACGATTAAACTCTGGAATGTCAATATCAATTCTCCCCAAACCTTAGAGACTGACCTTCAACCTTTTCAAATACTCCGAGGGCATAGCGATCGCATTCTCTCTGTTGCCTTCAGCCCCAATGGTCAAATTCTCGCTAGTGGTAGCGCCGATCGCACGATTAAGCTTTGGCATCCCCAGACTGGCAAACTCATCAAAACCCTTCAGGGGCATCGAAGTTGGATTTGGGAAATAGCCATCAGTCCCGATAATAAATTTTTGGCTAGTGGCAGCTACGACCACACCGTGAAAGTGTGGGATTTAGAATCTGGTGAATGCTTACAGACCTTGCAAGGTCATCCTAGTTCCGTTCTATCGGTTAGGTTTAGTCACGATGGCAAGACTCTATTTAGTAGCGGCTATGACCATATAGTGAAACATTGGCATCTGGAAACGGGTAAATGTTTACATACTTGGGAAGCAGACTCTAGCAACCGTGTTTGGGCAATGGAAATCAGCCCCAATTCAAAACATCTAGCAACTGGTGGTGATGATAACTCTATAAAACTATGGGAAATAGAGACAGGAGCTTGTTTACGCATATTTTCTGGACATTCCCACCCCGTTGTCTCGCTTATCTTTACGCCCAATGGTCATCTCTTGATTAGTGGAAGTAGCGATCGCACCATCAAAATTTGGGATGTATTGACAGGAGATTGTCTTGAGACACTACAAGGACATGGTCACTGGGTCGTGTCACTGGCTCTCAGCGAAGATGCAAAAACGCTGATGAGTGGCAGTTGGGATGAAACGATCAGATGTTGGAATGTTGGTACAGGTAAGTGTTGGCAAACTTTGCGATCGCTCTCTCCTTACAAAGGCATGATCATCAACGATGTCACAGGTTTAACTCAAGCTGAAATGGACACCCTAAAAGCTTTAGGAGCTTTAGCCAACTAA
- a CDS encoding helix-turn-helix domain-containing protein, which translates to MAPYSLDLREKIVANYEAGNTSIREVAKQFQVATKTVQKLLNQYRETGELNHKPLGSPIKSPLEAHQEKILEIVSEHPDWTLWQYCEEVAEQTGVSVTTGSMCRFFQRHNITLKKRPIAMKR; encoded by the coding sequence ATGGCACCTTACTCACTAGATCTCAGAGAAAAGATCGTAGCAAACTACGAAGCAGGAAATACATCGATTCGGGAAGTAGCGAAGCAATTTCAAGTCGCGACGAAAACAGTGCAAAAACTACTGAATCAATACCGAGAGACAGGAGAACTAAACCACAAACCATTAGGTAGTCCAATCAAAAGTCCCCTCGAAGCGCATCAGGAGAAAATCCTCGAAATTGTCTCAGAGCATCCAGATTGGACACTATGGCAGTACTGTGAAGAAGTAGCAGAACAAACAGGAGTATCAGTGACCACAGGCAGCATGTGCCGATTTTTCCAGAGGCATAACATCACTCTAAAAAAAAGACCTATCGCCATGAAAAGGTAA